The Candidatus Oleimmundimicrobium sp. genome has a window encoding:
- the argS gene encoding arginine--tRNA ligase: MKEELIKLTLDAVVSAHEAGEIPSVADIEPLIEHPKDKTHGDWATNIAMVLASQAKMPPRKIADSIVGHINDKHHFLSKVEVAGPGFINFYLSDNWYREILKEIKTKGDEFGHFNLGRGKTGQIEFVSANPVGPMHVGHGRWAAVGDALANLMTATGYEVTREFYINDYGNQMKIFGCSVAARYMELLGKKVVFPKDGYHGEYIKEIAQEIIEKEGDKYLSLSEDERGECFKEIAYHQVLAHIKKVLLDMGIKFDVWFSETTLHESGAITEVISELRERGYVYDKDGAVWLKTTAFEDDKDRVLLRENGEPTYFAADIAYHKNKLARGFDKIINIWGADHHGYVQRVKAAIQALGYPKEKLKIIIGQLVNLWQGGELVRMSKRTGEMVTLEELLQEVGSDAARYFFLMRSTDTSLDFDIELAKSQSSDNPVYYVQYAHARICSILKFAKEKGFSLSGTEDANLDLLGNESELNLMRKLAEFEEVVEVCVSRMAPHRLTKYAEETASLFHVFYTKCRVINEDTELSKARLILADCVRQVLSNILNLLGINAPEKM; this comes from the coding sequence TTGAAAGAAGAATTAATTAAACTTACTTTAGATGCTGTTGTATCTGCCCACGAAGCTGGTGAAATTCCATCTGTGGCAGACATTGAGCCGTTAATTGAGCATCCCAAAGACAAAACGCATGGTGACTGGGCCACAAATATAGCGATGGTTTTGGCTAGTCAAGCTAAGATGCCACCTCGAAAAATAGCCGATTCAATTGTTGGGCACATCAATGATAAGCACCACTTTCTCTCCAAAGTTGAAGTAGCCGGCCCCGGGTTTATTAATTTTTATTTAAGTGATAATTGGTATAGGGAGATTTTAAAGGAGATAAAAACCAAAGGCGATGAGTTTGGTCATTTTAATCTTGGTCGCGGAAAAACGGGTCAGATAGAATTTGTGAGCGCTAATCCGGTGGGTCCGATGCATGTTGGTCATGGACGCTGGGCTGCCGTAGGGGATGCGCTTGCTAATCTTATGACGGCAACCGGCTATGAAGTTACTCGAGAATTTTATATTAATGATTACGGTAATCAGATGAAGATATTTGGGTGTTCAGTAGCGGCTCGATATATGGAGCTTCTGGGCAAAAAAGTAGTTTTCCCAAAAGATGGCTATCATGGTGAATATATAAAAGAGATAGCTCAGGAAATAATTGAAAAAGAAGGAGATAAATATCTGTCTCTCTCCGAAGATGAGAGAGGAGAATGTTTTAAGGAAATTGCTTATCATCAAGTACTGGCTCACATTAAAAAAGTTCTTCTCGATATGGGGATAAAGTTTGACGTATGGTTTAGCGAAACCACGCTTCATGAATCCGGAGCCATAACAGAGGTCATATCCGAATTGAGAGAGCGGGGTTATGTTTACGATAAAGATGGAGCTGTATGGTTAAAGACGACGGCTTTTGAAGATGATAAAGACAGGGTTCTCTTGCGCGAAAATGGTGAGCCAACTTATTTTGCCGCGGACATTGCTTATCATAAAAATAAGCTGGCTCGTGGTTTTGATAAGATTATAAATATTTGGGGAGCGGATCATCACGGTTATGTTCAAAGGGTTAAGGCGGCCATTCAGGCTCTCGGGTATCCAAAAGAGAAACTTAAAATCATTATTGGGCAACTTGTTAATCTTTGGCAAGGCGGGGAACTGGTTCGTATGTCCAAAAGAACAGGGGAAATGGTTACTTTAGAAGAGTTGTTACAAGAAGTTGGCTCCGACGCGGCTCGTTATTTTTTCCTCATGAGGAGCACGGATACTTCTCTTGATTTTGATATAGAGTTGGCCAAGAGTCAGTCAAGCGATAACCCTGTTTACTATGTTCAGTATGCCCATGCAAGAATTTGTAGCATTCTTAAATTTGCTAAAGAAAAGGGGTTTTCTCTTTCAGGGACCGAAGACGCTAATCTTGATTTATTGGGCAACGAATCTGAACTCAACTTGATGCGCAAATTGGCGGAATTTGAAGAGGTTGTTGAAGTTTGTGTGTCGAGAATGGCTCCACATCGTCTTACCAAATATGCTGAGGAAACGGCTTCTTTGTTTCACGTTTTTTATACTAAGTGCCGCGTTATTAACGAAGATACTGAATTGAGCAAGGCGAGGCTTATTTTGGCCGATTGTGTTCGTCAAGTCTTATCTAATATATTAAATCTTTTGGGTATCAATGCTCCCGAGAAGATGTAG
- a CDS encoding trypsin-like peptidase domain-containing protein, with protein MFSLLGEDKKENSKDSSGAVSSKSVLSETNKANLNWVQVFLIALIGAIIGGLIMALIIPYTFGINPQELFKGKFAQKEAVKEIVNGKRSEITVSPGSVVDISKKVQPSVVNIRVQKVVSGFFGNITQKGVGSGVIFTTNGYIITNNHVVQGADEIWVTVGTEDLKGKVIGTDPDTDLAVVKIEKDNLPAAELGTAKNLQVGELVVAIGSPFGFEHSVSAGILSALNRTISATDQFGINRTYTDLIQTDTAINPGNSGGALANSYGQVVGINSFIIAETQGQGIGFAISIDLAKNVAEQLIEKGKVSHPYIGINGRTLDEDIADSLNLPVNKGAIIIEIAKGSPAWNAGMRRGDIIVEFNGKNIESMENLIAEIRNKNVGDLVEIVYVRDGNRFEVELTLEEKPQVIE; from the coding sequence ATGTTTTCTTTATTGGGAGAAGATAAGAAAGAAAACAGTAAGGATTCTTCAGGCGCGGTTTCGTCGAAAAGTGTTCTTTCAGAGACGAATAAAGCTAATCTTAACTGGGTTCAAGTTTTCTTAATTGCTTTGATTGGGGCTATAATTGGGGGGTTAATTATGGCTCTCATAATACCATATACTTTTGGCATAAATCCTCAAGAATTGTTTAAAGGTAAATTTGCTCAAAAGGAAGCGGTAAAGGAGATAGTGAACGGTAAAAGAAGCGAGATAACCGTTAGTCCGGGTTCAGTTGTCGATATTTCAAAAAAAGTACAGCCGTCTGTGGTTAATATTCGAGTGCAAAAGGTTGTCTCTGGTTTTTTTGGTAATATTACTCAAAAAGGAGTAGGCTCGGGAGTTATTTTTACGACGAATGGATACATAATAACTAACAATCATGTTGTCCAGGGAGCAGACGAGATTTGGGTGACTGTGGGGACAGAAGACCTAAAAGGAAAGGTGATTGGCACTGATCCGGATACAGATTTAGCTGTTGTTAAGATAGAAAAAGATAATTTGCCGGCCGCGGAGCTGGGAACGGCGAAGAACCTTCAAGTTGGCGAATTAGTAGTTGCAATTGGGAGCCCTTTTGGTTTTGAACATTCTGTTTCAGCCGGCATATTGAGTGCCCTAAATCGCACAATCAGTGCAACTGATCAATTTGGAATAAACCGCACATATACCGATTTAATACAAACGGATACTGCAATAAATCCGGGAAATAGCGGTGGCGCGCTGGCAAACTCATATGGACAGGTTGTTGGCATAAATAGTTTTATTATTGCTGAGACTCAGGGTCAAGGAATTGGGTTTGCCATATCTATTGATTTGGCGAAAAACGTTGCTGAACAGTTGATTGAAAAAGGGAAAGTTAGTCATCCTTATATCGGAATAAATGGCAGAACACTTGATGAAGATATCGCCGATAGCTTAAACCTACCAGTTAACAAAGGAGCTATAATTATCGAGATTGCAAAAGGTAGCCCTGCCTGGAATGCGGGGATGAGACGAGGAGATATAATTGTAGAATTTAACGGGAAAAATATAGAGTCGATGGAAAATCTTATTGCAGAAATTAGGAATAAAAACGTCGGGGATTTGGTTGAGATTGTTTATGTGCGCGATGGTAATAGATTTGAAGTCGAGTTGACCTTAGAGGAGAAACCCCAGGTAATTGAATAA